From Argopecten irradians isolate NY unplaced genomic scaffold, Ai_NY scaffold_0184, whole genome shotgun sequence, one genomic window encodes:
- the LOC138312006 gene encoding uncharacterized protein isoform X2, whose product MPRKSKRSLAAIARNRVRHQGGDPPADSQESVPAGLGEPSPTLGGKSSCDQSVGDHGLSPTGLGEPSPLAAGKPLNALRLDHPQGSLYIQKDISPQSDSPPCVCTAPTVPSPLTFGVAGQTQPTNSVQRDVGRTKKDQETIYELYTEIQTKPYTESPNKSCDEPQTKPCNEPLSEPFAEGRSKPCAEQRSEPCAEQRNKPDQPQSDLLDLHLCSYVLMVLFWCMVLSFLKTGVCGADLNVMICDFIIIVVVKSNNKVL is encoded by the exons ATGCCACGAAAGAGCAAGCGCTCACTGGCTGCCATAGCTAGGAACAGAGTGAGACACCAGGGTGGTGATCCACCAGCAGATAGCCAGGAGTCAGTGCCTGCAGGCCTAGGAGAGCCTTCCCCCACCCTTGGGGGTAAATCTTCGTGTGACCAATCAGTAGGTGACCACGGGTTGTCACCTACAGGCCTAGGAGAGCCTTCCCCTCTCGCTGCGGGAAAACCTCTGAATGCCTTGAGGTTAGATCATCCTCAAGGAAGTCTGTATATCCAGAAGGATATCTCACCGCAGTCTGACTCGCCACCGTGCGTTTGTACAGCACCGACTGTACCTTCACCATTAACCTTCGGTGTCGCAGGACAGACGCAGCCAACTAACTCAGTGCAGAGGGACGTTGGTAGAACTAAAAAAGATCAAGAAACAATATACGAACTATATACTGAAATACAaactaaaccatatactgaGTCACCCAACAAGTCATGTGATGAGCCACAGACCAAGCCATGTAATGAACCACTGAGTGAACCATTTGCTGAAGGACGCAGTAAACCATGTGCTGAACAACGCAGTGAACCATGTGCTGAACAACGCAACAAACCAG ACCAGCCACAGTCAGATCTGCTTGACTTACACCTGTGTTCATATGTGCTGATGGTCCTGTTTTGGTGCATGGTGTTATCATTCTTAAAAACCGGTGTTTGTGGTGCTGACCTGAATGTGATGATCTGTGACTTTATCATCATCGTGGTTGTGAAAAG TAACAACAAAGTATTGTAG
- the LOC138312006 gene encoding uncharacterized protein isoform X1, protein MPRKSKRSLAAIARNRVRHQGGDPPADSQESVPAGLGEPSPTLGGKSSCDQSVGDHGLSPTGLGEPSPLAAGKPLNALRLDHPQGSLYIQKDISPQSDSPPCVCTAPTVPSPLTFGVAGQTQPTNSVQRDVGRTKKDQETIYELYTEIQTKPYTESPNKSCDEPQTKPCNEPLSEPFAEGRSKPCAEQRSEPCAEQRNKPDQPQSDLLDLHLCSYVLMVLFWCMVLSFLKTGVCGADLNVMICDFIIIVVVKRKEIVSSNL, encoded by the exons ATGCCACGAAAGAGCAAGCGCTCACTGGCTGCCATAGCTAGGAACAGAGTGAGACACCAGGGTGGTGATCCACCAGCAGATAGCCAGGAGTCAGTGCCTGCAGGCCTAGGAGAGCCTTCCCCCACCCTTGGGGGTAAATCTTCGTGTGACCAATCAGTAGGTGACCACGGGTTGTCACCTACAGGCCTAGGAGAGCCTTCCCCTCTCGCTGCGGGAAAACCTCTGAATGCCTTGAGGTTAGATCATCCTCAAGGAAGTCTGTATATCCAGAAGGATATCTCACCGCAGTCTGACTCGCCACCGTGCGTTTGTACAGCACCGACTGTACCTTCACCATTAACCTTCGGTGTCGCAGGACAGACGCAGCCAACTAACTCAGTGCAGAGGGACGTTGGTAGAACTAAAAAAGATCAAGAAACAATATACGAACTATATACTGAAATACAaactaaaccatatactgaGTCACCCAACAAGTCATGTGATGAGCCACAGACCAAGCCATGTAATGAACCACTGAGTGAACCATTTGCTGAAGGACGCAGTAAACCATGTGCTGAACAACGCAGTGAACCATGTGCTGAACAACGCAACAAACCAG ACCAGCCACAGTCAGATCTGCTTGACTTACACCTGTGTTCATATGTGCTGATGGTCCTGTTTTGGTGCATGGTGTTATCATTCTTAAAAACCGGTGTTTGTGGTGCTGACCTGAATGTGATGATCTGTGACTTTATCATCATCGTGGTTGTGAAAAG GAAAGAAATTGTGAGTAGTAACTTGTGA